From a single Brassica oleracea var. oleracea cultivar TO1000 chromosome C5, BOL, whole genome shotgun sequence genomic region:
- the LOC106295989 gene encoding phosphoinositide phospholipase C 2 — protein MSKQTYRVCFCFRRRFRYTASEAPREIKTLYEKYSENGVMTVDHLHRFLIDVQKQGKATREDAQSIINAASSLLHRNGLHLDAFFKYLFGDNNSPLAGHVVHQDMDAPISHYFIFTGHNSYLTGNQLSSDCSEVPIIDALKKGVRVIELDIWPNSNKNDIDVLHGRTLTAPVELIKCLKAIRAHAFDVSDYPVVVTLEDHLTPELQSKVAEMVTEIFGEILFTPPVGESLKEFPSPNSLKRRIIISTKPPKEYKEGKDEDSVQKGKSLGDEEVWGREVPSFINRNKSGYKDDLVENDDDEDDDEDDDDGDKSKKNAPPQYKHLIAIHAGKPKGGITECLKVDPDKVRRLSLSEEQLEKAAEKYAVQIVRFTQRNLLRIYPKGTRVTSSNYNPLVAWSHGAQMVAFNMQGYGRSLWLMQGMFRANGGCGYIKKPDILLKGGSDSDIFDPKATLPVKTTLRVTIYMGEGWYFDFRHTHFDQYSPPDFYTRVGIAGVPADTVMKKTKTLEDNWVPAWDEVFEFPLTVPELALLRLEVHEYDMSEKDDFGGQTCLPVWELKEGIRAFPLHNRKGEKYKSVKLLVRCEFV, from the exons ATGTCGAAGCAAACGTACAGAGTGTGCTTCTGCTTCCGCCGGAGGTTCCGGTACACCGCATCGGAGGCGCCGCGCGAGATCAAGACCCTTTACGAGAAATACTCGGAGAATGGGGTCATGACGGTCGATCATCTCCACAGGTTTCTGATCGATGTTCAGAAGCAGGGGAAAGCGACGAGAGAGGATGCGCAGTCGATCATCAATGCCGCGTCTTCTCTTCTTCATCGGAATGGTCTCCACCTTGATGCTTTCTTCAAGTACCTTTTTGGTGACAACAACTCTCCACTTGCTGGACATGTG GTGCATCAAGACATGGATGCTCCTATATCGCATTATTTCATATTCACTGGTCACAATTCTTATTTGACCGGTAACCAGCTGAGCAGTGACTGCAGTGAGGTACCTATTATTGATGCATTGAAGAAAGGTGTCAGGGTGATTGAATTGGATATTTGGCCTAACTCCAACAAAAACGACATTGATGTTCTTCACGGAAG GACTCTCACTGCACCTGTGGAGTTAATCAAATGTCTAAAAGCTATCAGAGCACATGCCTTTGATGTTTCTGACTATCCTGTTGTTGTGACTCTTGAAGATCATCTTACTCCTGAACTTCAGTCCAAAGTTGCTGAG ATGGTTACCGAGATATTTGGAGAGATCTTGTTTACTCCTCCTGTGGGAGAATCCTTGAAGGAGTTCCCATCGCCAAACTCTTTAAAAAGGCGGATCATCATCTCAACGAAACCTCCCAAAGAGTACAAGGAAGGCAAAGATGAGGACTCTGTGCAGAAAGGTAAGTCTTTGGGTGATGAAGAAGTTTGGGGGAGAGAAGTTCCGAGTTTTATCAACAGGAACAAAAGCGGTTACAAG GATGACTTAGTTGAGAATGATGACGATGAGGATGATGATGAGGACGATGATGATGGAGACAAGTCCAAGAAGAATGCACCACCGCAGTATAAACATTTGATTGCAATCCATGCTGGGAAACCAAAAGGTGGGATCACCGAGTGCTTAAAGGTTGATCCTGATAAGGTAAGACGCCTTAGCTTGAGCGAAGAGCAGCTAGAGAAGGCGGCAGAAAAATATGCAGTACAGATTGTGAG GTTTACTCAGAGAAATTTGCTGAGGATTTATCCAAAAGGAACTAGAGTTACTTCATCAAATTACAACCCGTTGGTTGCATGGAGCCACGGTGCTCAAATGGTGGCTTTCAATATGCAG GGATATGGAAGATCATTGTGGCTAATGCAAGGAATGTTTAGAGCCAACGGCGGATGTGGATACATCAAGAAACCTGATATTCTGCTGAAAGGTGGCTCTGATAGTGACATCTTTGATCCAAAAGCTACTCTACCTGTAAAGACAACACTGAGG GTGACTATATACATGGGAGAAGGCTGGTACTTCGATTTCCGCCACACACACTTCGATCAATACTCACCTCCTGACTTCTACACAAGG GTGGGGATAGCTGGAGTTCCAGCGGATACGGTTATGAAGAAGACAAAGACGTTGGAGGATAACTGGGTACCGGCTTGGGACGAGGTGTTTGAGTTCCCATTAACGGTTCCGGAGCTGGCTCTACTGCGATTAGAAGTGCATGAGTATGACATGTCAGAGAAGGATGATTTTGGAGGGCAGACATGCTTGCCTGTTTGGGAGCTGAAGGAAGGGATAAGAGCGTTTCCTTTACATAACCGTAAAGGGGAGAAGTACAAATCCGTCAAGCTTCTCGTGAGGTGTGAGTTTGTGTGA
- the LOC106343989 gene encoding clathrin heavy chain 2-like, protein MAAPNAPITMKEVLTLPSVGINQQFITFTNVTMESDKYICVRETSPQNSVVIIDMNMPMQPLRRPITADSALMNPNSRILALKAQVPGTTQDYLQMFNIEAKAKLKSHQMPDQVEFWKWITPKMLGLVTQNSVYHWSIDGDSEPVKMFDRATKLENNQIINYKCSPNEKWLVLIGIAPGPPERPQLVKGNMQLFSVDQQQTQSLDAHAASFAQFKVPGNENPSTLISFATKSFNAGQITSNVHVIELGALPGKASFTKKKADLSFLPDFADDFPVAMQISNKFSLIYVITKLGLLFVYDLETASPIYRNRISTDPIFLTSEASSVGGFYAINRRGQVLLATVNEATIIPFISGPLKNLELAVNLAKRGNLPGAEDLVVKRFKELFDQTKYKEAAELAAESPRGILRTPDTVAKFQSVPVQAGQTPPLLQYFGTLLTKGKLNSYESLELSRLVVNQNKKNLLKNWLEEDKLECSEELGDLVKTLDNDLALEIYIKAQTSPKVVAALAEKREFDNILIYSEKVKYTPDYLFLLQTILRTDPQGAGEFAVKMSHMKGGCPLDINTITDLFLQRNLIREATAFLLDVLKPNLPEHAFLQTKVLEINLVTFPNVADAILAGSMFSHYDRPRVAQLCEKAGLYIQSLKHYSELNDIKRVIVNTHAIEPQALVDFLGTLSSDWAMECMKELLIVNPRGNLQIIVQACKEYCEQLGVDACIKLFEQFKSYEGLYFFLGSYVRMSEDPEVHFKYIEASAKTGQIKEVERVTRESNFYDAEKTKNFLMEAKLPDARPLINVCDRFGFVPDLTHYLYINNMLRYIEGYVQKVNPGSAPLVVGQLLDDECPEDFIKGLIISVRSLLLVEPLVEECEKRNRLRLLTQFLEHLVTEGSQDVHVHNALGKIIIDSNNNPERFLTTNQYYDSRVVGKYCEKRDPTLAVVSYRRGQCDEELINVTNRNSLFKLQARYVVERMDGDLWEMVLDEKNEYRRQVIDQVVSTALPESKSPEQVSSAVKAFMHADLPHELIELLEKIVLQNSDFSGNINLQNLLILTAVKADTSRVMDYVNRLENFDGPVVGEMAVEAQLFEEAFAIFKKFNLNVEAVNVLLDNIKSIERAAEFAFRVEEDSVWSQVAKAQLREGLVSDAIESFIRAEDATHFLEMIRVAEDANVYDDMVSYLLMVRNKVKEVKVDSELIYAYAKIDRLSEVEDFILMPNVANLQIVGDRMYDEAMYQAAKIVYAFVSNWGKLAVTLVKLQQFQGAVDAARKASSAKTWKEVCFACVDAEEFRLGQICGLNIIIQVDDLEEVSDFYQKKGFFSELISLMESGLGLERAHMGIFTELGVLYARYRYEKLIEHIKLFSTRLNIPKLIRACDEQQHWQELTYLYIQYAEFDNAATTVMNHSPEAWEHVQFKDIVGKVANVEVYYKAVHFYLLEHPDIINDLLNVLALRLDHTRVVDIMRKAGHLRLIKPYMVAVQSNNVSAVNEALNEIYVEEEDYERLRESIDLHDSFDQIGLAQKIEKHELVEMRRVAAYIYKKAGKWKQSIALSKKDNLYKDCMETASQSGDHDLAEHLLVYFIEQGKKECYATCLFVCYDLIRPDVALELAWINNIIDLTFPYLLQVMREYTGKVDEIIKDKLEAQKEAKAKEQEENEVMSQQNMYAQLLPHSLPAQPMLLSLPAPPMQLALTAPQPMGGMPLMPPFGMPPMGGY, encoded by the exons CTCAAGTTCCAGGAACTACTCAGGATTATCTACAGATGTTTAACATTGAAGCAAAAGCAAAGCTGAAATCACATCAGATGCCTGACCAG GTTGAGTTTTGGAAGTGGATTACACCCAAGATGTTGGGGCTGGTCACACAAAACTCAGTGTATCACTGGTCCATTGATG GTGATTCTGAGCCAGTGAAGATGTTTGATAGAGCGACAAAGTTGGAAAACAATCAAATTATTAACTACAAGTGCTCTCCTAATGAGAAGTGGTTGGTCTTAATTGGAATCGCTCCTGGTCCTCCTGAG AGACCACAATTGGTAAAAGGAAACATGCAGCTATTTTCTGTGGATCAACAGCAGACCCAGTCCCTTGACGCACACGCTGCATCATTTGCTCAGTTTAAG GTCCCTGGGAATGAGAATCCTTCTACCCTTATATCCTTTGCAACCAAGAGCTTTAACGCTGGGCAGATAACATCAAATGTGCATGTCATTGAGCTTGGTGCCCTACCCG GAAAGGCATCATTTACAAAAAAGAAGGCAGATCTCTCTTTTCTCCCAGATTTTGCTGATGATTTTCCTGTTGCCATGCAG ATCTCTAACAAGTTTAGCTTGATATATGTCATCACCAAGCTTGGCTTGTTGTTTGTATACGATCTAGAGACTGCTTCTCCTATCTACAGAAACCGGATAAGTACAGACCCAATTTTCTTGACTTCTGAAGCCTCTTCTGTTGGGGGTTTCTATGCCATTAATAGGAGAGGACAAGTTCTTTTGGCTACCGTAAACGAGGCTACTATAATACCTTTTATTAGTGGTCCA TTGAAGAACTTGGAGCTTGCTGTCAATCTTGCTAAAAGAGGAAATCTCCCTGGTGCAGAAGATCTG GTTGTAAAGCGTTTCAAAGAGCTGTTCGATCAAACAAAGTACAAAGAGGCTGCTGAGCTTGCTGCTGAATCTCCTCGGGGGATTCTAAGGACACCTGATACAGTGGCCAAGTTCCAGAGTGTTCCTGTACAAGCTGGGCAAACTCCTCCATTGTTACAGTATTTTGGGACGCTTTTAACTAAAGGAAAGCTCAATTCATATGAGTCATTGGAACTGTCTCGCCTTGTTGTGAATCAAAACAAGAAGAACCTCCTGAAAAATTGGTTAGAAGAGGATAAGTTAGAATGCAGTGAAGAACTTGGAGACCTTGTCAAG ACTTTGGATAATGACCTTGCTCTGGAAATATACATCAAAGCCCAGACTTCTCCAAAAGTTGTAGCAGCACTTGCAGAAAAAAGGGAGTTTGACAACATCCTAATTTACTCAGAGAAG GTTAAGTACACACCTGATTACTTGTTTCTTCTGCAAACCATACTCCGTACAGATCCTCAG GGAGCCGGAGAATTTGCAGTAAAGATGTCTCATATGAAAGGAGGTTGTCCACTTGACATCAACACCATCACTGACCTTTTTCTTCAG AGAAATCTAATCAGAGAAGCTACTGCTTTCCTTTTGGATGTGCTGAAGCCAAATTTACCTGAGCATGCTTTTCTGCAGACTAAG GTTCTGGAGATCAATTTGGTAACCTTTCCTAACGTGGCTGATGCCATTTTAGCAGGGAGTATGTTCAGCCACTATGACCGGCCTCGTGTTGCTCAGCTTTGTGAAAAGGCTGGACTTTATATCCAATCCTTAAAG CATTACTCAGAGTTAAATGATATAAAACGTGTGATTGTCAACACACATGCTATTGAGCCACAG GCTCTTGTTGATTTTCTAGGCACTCTTTCTAGCGATTGGGCTATGGAGTGCATGAAAGAACTTTTGATAGTTAACCCGAGAGGCAACCTACAGATAATCGTTCAG GCTTGCAAGGAGTACTGTGAACAACTTGGTGTTGATGCATGTATTAAACTCTTTGAGCAGTTTAAATCATATGAAGGGCTATACTTTTTCCTAGGCTCATATGTTAGGATGAG TGAGGATCCTGAGGTTCATTTCAAGTACATTGAAGCATCTGCAAAGACTGGTCAAATAAAAGAGGTTGAGCGTGTGACTAGAGAGTCTAACTTCTACGATGCTGAAAAGACAAAGAACTTTTTAATGGAAGCGAAGCTTCCTGATGCAAGGCCTTTGATAAATGTTTGTGACCGTTTCGGATTTGTACCTGATCTTACTCATTACCTCTACATAAACAACATGCTGCGTTACATTGAAGGTTACGTTCAAAAG GTGAACCCTGGGAGTGCTCCTTTAGTTGTGGGACAGCTGCTTGATGATGAATGCCCTGAAGATTTCATCAAAGGTCTCATCATCTCTGTTCGTTCATTGCTGCTTGTTGAACCTCTTGTGGAGGAATGCGAGAAGAG GAACCGGCTACGTCTCCTCACACAGTTCTTGGAGCATCTAGTAACCGAGGGAAGCCAAGATGTGCATGTACATAACGCCTTGGGTAAAATCATCATCGACAGTAACAACAACCCTGAGCGTTTCCTAACCACCAACCAGTACTACGACTCTCGAGTTGTCGGTAAGTACTGCGAGAAACGTGATCCTACACTGGCTGTTGTGTCCTACAGAAGAGGACAATGTGATGAGGAGCTCATCAACGTCACCAACAGAAACTCTTTGTTCAAGTTACAAGCTAGGTATGTAGTGGAGAGGATGGATGGTGATCTCTGGGAGATGGTTCTTGATGAGAAAAATGAGTATAGAAGACAAGTTATTGACCAAGTTGTGTCTACTGCATTACCTGAAAGCAAGAGCCCGGAGCAAGTTTCCTCTGCTGTTAAGGCGTTCATGCATGCTGATTTGCCTCATGAGCTTATTGAGCTTCTTGAGAAGATAGTGCTTCAGAACTCTGACTTCAGCGGGAACATCAACCTGCAGAATCTGCTGATACTGACGGCTGTCAAGGCGGATACATCTAGAGTTATGGATTATGTTAACAGGCTGGAGAACTTTGATGGACCTGTTGTTGGAGAGATGGCGGTAGAAGCTCAACTCTTTGAAGAAGCGTTTGCTATTTTCAAGAAGTTTAACTTAAACGTTGAGGCTGTTAATGTATTGCTGGATAACATCAAAAGCATTGAGCGTGCTGCTGAGTTTGCTTTCAGGGTTGAAGAAGATTCTGTGTGGAGCCAAGTTGCTAAAGCTCAGCTCAGGGAAGGACTAGTCAGTGATGCAATTGAGTCCTTCATCCGTGCTGAGGACGCTACTCATTTCTTGGAGATGATACGCGTTGCTGAGGATGCTAATGTCTATGATGACATGGTCAGTTACCTTCTGATGGTTAGAAACAAGGTGAAGGAAGTTAAAGTTGATAGTGAGCTCATCTACGCATATGCAAAGATCGATAGGTTAAGTGAGGTTGAAGACTTCATTTTGATGCCAAACGTTGCTAACTTACAAATCGTTGGTGACCGCATGTATGATGAAGCTATGTATCAAGCTGCCAAAATAGTCTATGCGTTTGTATCAAACTGGGGGAAACTAGCTGTCACGCTTGTGAAACTGCAACAGTTCCAAGGCGCTGTTGATGCTGCAAGGAAAGCAAGCAGTGCAAAGACATGGAAGGAAGTGTGTTTTGCTTGTGTTGATGCAGAGGAGTTCAGATTGGGACAGATCTGTGGCCTAAACATTATCATTCAG GTGGATGACCTGGAAGAAGTCAGCGACTTCTACCAAAAGAAAGGCTTCTTCAGTGAACTAATCTCACTCATGGAGAGTGGACTTGGGCTGGAACGTGCTCACATGGGTATTTTCACTGAGTTGGGTGTTCTCTACGCTAGATATCGTTATGAGAAGCTTATCGAACACATCAAGCTATTCTCCACTCGCCTCAACATTCCCAAGCTTATACGGGCATGTGATGAGCAGCAGCACTGGCAGGAGCTTACCTATCTCTACATTCAATATGCTGAGTTTGACAACGCTGCGACCACTGTCATGAACCACTCTCCTGAAGCGTGGGAGCACGTGCAGTTTAAAGACATTGTTGGCAAGGTTGCGAATGTTGAAGTCTACTACAAGGCTGTGCACTTTTATTTACTGGAGCATCCGGATATTATCAATGATCTTCTCAACGTGCTTGCTTTGCGGTTGGATCATACGCGTGTTGTTGATATTATGCGGAAG GCTGGTCACTTGCGTCTTATCAAGCCATACATGGTTGCAGTTCAGAGCAACAATGTCAGTGCTGTTAATGAAGCTTTGAATGAGATATACGTGGAGGAAGAAGACTATGAAAGGTTGCGTGAGTCTATTGATTTACATGACAGCTTTGACCAGATAGGCCTTGCTCAGAAG ATAGAGAAACATGAGCTTGTTGAAATGAGACGTGTGGCTGCTTATATCTATAAGAAAGCTGGTAAATGGAAGCAATCGATTGCTTTGTCAAAGAAAGATAACTTGTACAAAGACTGTATGGAAACTGCTTCACAATCTGGCGACCATGACCTTGCAGAACATCTACTGGTTTACTTCATTGAACAG GGGAAGAAGGAATGCTATGCTACATGTCTCTTTGTGTGTTATGATTTAATCAGACCAGACGTTGCTCTAGAACTTGCATGGATCAACAATATAATAGACTTAACCTTCCCTTACCTTCTCCAG GTAATGCGAGAGTACACAGGCAAAGTGGATGAGATAATCAAGGACAAGCTGGAGGCACAAAAAGAAGCGAAGGCCAAAGAGCAGGAAGAGAATGAAGTCATGTCTCAACAG AACATGTACGCCCAATTGTTGCCACATTCTCTACCGGCACAACCGATGCTACTTAGTTTACCGGCACCACCGATGCAACTTGCTTTAACGGCACCACAACCAATGGGAGGGATGCCTCTCATGCCACCATTTGGAATGCCACCAATGGGTGGCTACTAA